In Cydia pomonella isolate Wapato2018A chromosome 27, ilCydPomo1, whole genome shotgun sequence, a single genomic region encodes these proteins:
- the LOC133532408 gene encoding zinc finger protein Xfin-like, with amino-acid sequence MKKSERSANADASGEVVLCEPDETTCLVCFAEFLDPGDLELHIQQVHPSGKLVECQFCDKIVSDAEAYVLHIRDAHLLDFKSCLLCYRIFANNTQLRKHEAKHPPSMREGPFPCSRCGQYFLTKSELRQHEYGNHFNSGEGVFLDKYFDLLSSVINIKANTFIKSIENEDEFTGKQFTYVCTFCKYRNTDLEAYVMHLRKNNCRTLTCEQCCSVFKKKTGLAHHLTRQTDCGSVIEELCKPNKVKPKQCVKCQKYFDSKDMKSHVCIQSLKCSHCEIVFTTMYELSEHQSKAHPLAVELTMCKFCRKECVGTVMLEKHIQRSHSQELHLYKYTCSYCDTTFKHPQRLFAHYFMKHKDIEPYLCKICDIKFRIRKSFTLHIKLKHKSEGFVEFDERLHVFFTDKKSEKPFQPVSKYGQKPPEADRNIKQKAKNNKSQDLQLANMESDVNFTETEGNQTDANETKEKSSRAVRKRKKPDIVLELSDYDSDDEPLVVTKKKAKLKSQLRKRPLQWKKKNLKKPSKSQFTCDICKKYCYTFQNYQNHLSMHFKDESKRCIKCSLSFKTKADLERHMRDQHSSSRLTETLKSILERRKKGEQTQEISATKKFLNTIKKVEIEKYNVTATIKPISKELSVQKFIESFTPEGGEVKNVQITNSVSLIKVANPVPKEPVIKLNKFKPVPEIKESLIKLAMPVKFKKCNERHSVTVKKVKTMPIQTRINFTYDDGNQFQDDNDYNNDNSEEETKDNIPEVEQEVTLVETEEVPKRNPATHKIVIPKLPKELKSIRIAHLLPEAPYYKIVKMDDIMKQQHHQEPVKKDDGKANAPPAEVRLPDGTKLVHVNPLAHLLGDKPLEQIVKPNKYYKTGTRNFQDLLANALKKLDSVPKKQVKKKNGKTENIIRKEIELSEKEKETDVDISDNVPPEEQDKVDYECSVEVDPNVKEGNVDNQTFIDTEKDKKLK; translated from the coding sequence ATGAAGAAATCTGAGCGTTCTGCTAACGCAGACGCGTCCGGCGAGGTTGTGCTATGCGAACCAGATGAAACTACCTGTTTAGTTTGCTTCGCCGAATTCCTCGATCCTGGTGATTTGGAGCTCCACATCCAGCAAGTACATCCATCTGGGAAGCTAGTAGAATGTCAATTTTGCGATAAAATAGTATCAGATGCGGAGGCTTACGTTTTACACATAAGAGATGCCCATTTACTGGACTTCAAGAGCTGTTTGCTTTGCTACAGAATTTTTGCTAATAATACACAGTTGAGGAAGCATGAAGCGAAGCATCCACCTTCCATGCGTGAAGGACCTTTCCCCTGCTCACGTTGCGGCCAATACTTCCTTACCAAATCTGAACTACGTCAACACGAGTATGGTAATCATTTTAATTCAGGTGAAGGGGTGTTTCTAGACAAATACTTTGACTTACTGTCATCCGTAATCAACATTAAAGctaatacatttataaaatcgaTTGAAAATGAAGATGAGTTCACTGGAAAGCAGTTTACTTATGTCTGCACATTTTGTAAGTACCGTAACACTGATTTAGAAGCATATGTAATGCATTTAAGAAAGAATAATTGCCGCACGCTTACTTGTGAACAGTGTTGCTCTGTTTTTAAGAAAAAGACTGGTCTAGCTCATCATTTaaccagacagacagactgtGGTTCTGTTATAGAAGAATTATGCAAGCCAAATAAAGTTAAACCTAAGCAGTGTgtgaaatgtcaaaaatattttgatagtaAGGATATGAAAAGTCATGTTTGTATTCAGAGCTTGAAATGTTCCCACTGTGAGATTGTGTTTACAACTATGTACGAATTGTCCGAGCATCAGTCTAAAGCACATCCTTTAGCAGTAGAGCTGACCATGTGCAAATTTTGCCGGAAAGAGTGTGTCGGAACAGTCATGTTAGAAAAACACATCCAAAGATCCCATAGCCAGGAGCTACATCtttataaatatacatgttCCTATTGCGATACAACTTTCAAGCACCCACAGCGCTTATTCGCacattattttatgaaacataAAGACATCGAACCATATCTTTGTAAGATTTGTGACATAAAATTTAGAATACGCAAGTCTTTCactttacatataaaactaaaacataaaAGTGAGGGTTTTGTTGAATTTGATGAAAGACTCCATGTCTTTTTCACTgataaaaaatctgaaaaaccTTTTCAACCTGTCTCTAAGTATGGCCAGAAACCCCCTGAAGCTGatagaaacataaaacaaaaggctaaaaataataaaagtcaaGACTTGCAGTTGGCAAACATGGAGTCTGATGTAAACTTCACTGAAACAGAAGGAAATCAAACTGATGcaaatgaaacaaaagaaaagtcAAGCCGGGCTGTCCGTAAGCGTAAAAAACCTGATATAGTCTTAGAATTATCTGATTATGACAGTGATGATGAACCTCTTGTAGTCACGAAGAAGAAAGCTAAGCTAAAATCGCAGTTAAGAAAGAGACCGCTACAATGGaaaaagaaaaatctaaaaaaacccTCAAAAAGCCAATTTACATGTGACATATGCAAAAAGTATTGCTACACGTTCCAGAATTATCAGAACCATCTAAGTATGCAtttcaaagatgagtctaaaAGGTGTATAAAATGTTCACTTTCATTTAAGACTAAAGCTGATCTGGAAAGACACATGAGGGATCAACATTCTAGTTCACGTTTGACAGAAACACTGAAAAGTATTctagaaagaagaaagaaaggGGAACAGACACAGGAGATATCAGCCACAAAGAAATTCCTCAACACCATaaagaaagttgaaattgaAAAGTATAATGTAACAGCAACTATAAAACCTATTAGTAAAGAATTGTCAGTACAAAAGTTCATAGAAAGCTTTACACCTGAAGGAGGGGAGGTTAAAAATGTTCAAATAACAAATAGTGTTAGTCTAATCAAAGTTGCTAACCCAGTCCCAAAGGAGCCTGTTATAAAGCTAAACAAATTCAAACCAGTACCAGAAATTAAGGAATCGCTCATTAAGCTAGCGATGCCTGTCAAGTTTAAAAAGTGTAATGAAAGACACAGTGTCActgttaaaaaagtaaaaactatgcCAATACAAACAAGGATTAACTTCACTTATGATGATGGTAACCAATTTCAAGATGACAATGATTATAATAATGACAATTCTGAGGAAGAAACTAAAGATAATATACCAGAAGTAGAACAAGAAGTAACTCTAGTAGAAACAGAAGAGGTGCCTAAGAGAAACCCAGCAACACATAAGATAGTTATACCAAAATTGCCTAAAGAATTAAAGTCTATAAGGATAGCACATCTTTTACCGGAAGCTCcttattataaaattgtaaaaatggaTGATATAATGAAGCAACAGCATCATCAAGAACCAGTTAAAAAAGATGATGGAAAAGCAAATGCTCCACCCGCAGAAGTGAGGTTACCGGATGGGACAAAGCTGGTTCATGTCAATCCTCTCGCACATCTTCTCGGAGATAAACCATTGGAGCAAATTGTGAAAcccaataaatattacaaaactggCACGAGAAATTTCCAAGATTTACTAGCAAATGCTTTGAAAAAACTAGATAGTGTACCCAAAAAACAGGTTAAAAAGAAAAATGGGAAAACAGAAAATATAATTAGAAAAGAAATAGAACTCTCTGAGAAAGAGAAAGAAACTGACGTTGATATATCAGATAATGTTCCTCCAGAGGAACAGGACAAAGTTGACTATGAATGTTCGGTTGAAGTCGATCCTAATGTTAAAGAAGGAAATGTAGATAATCAAACTTTTATTGATACAGAAAAAGACAAAAAACTTAAGTGA